A DNA window from Deinococcus sedimenti contains the following coding sequences:
- a CDS encoding WD40 repeat domain-containing protein, producing the protein MRTRTLILSVTLALSGAASALTLSKPAVYTVPGADSHLAAFLPGGQVAVDADNAVLILDQNLKTVRGWYGLQGVVGALSASPDGTRVAALSRDRWVVWDARTGQEVRSGTPAYDATLAFAADGALLMLNDGTLTRVDLGSGQTTDLLGDGEAYDVRVSADGTLAAVIYEDRVDLVTLADSKVVASGEVGEDWDGLEATFSPDGQVAVIRTGTGTLILRAGQATEVEGGEDLSLDGSVVFLNAAQFLYAEYGEGQLFDAQTGEAVGDPVELDSFDTLIGGPDGQVLSLGSSVGRLSVDALDAPARPLVKLPSGNAWSGAFIGGVPHAGLGEFINLKTGKALNVGNRDRLYATETQGQQVWTLNAGGSVNVYRAGKIVKVATLGTKVEYETLHTSPDGRYAAVSGYEGLALLDGQTARVVKQFTAAQLKVEDIHDALPTPDGKAILIIPHEGNPLRLDVASGKTQVAVKLPADASSTEFQQSRGGTLAVSYSVDDAAFVALVKPGATTPFKTLTFTSDVRTLRFSPDGKLLAALSNDAQNALHVFDTASGALLARTGQFSLRTGLLTWSDSGAQLLVGAGQLGQPGSVSVYDVRR; encoded by the coding sequence GTGAGAACCCGCACCCTGATCCTGAGCGTCACCCTGGCCCTGAGTGGCGCCGCGTCCGCCCTGACGCTCTCCAAACCGGCGGTGTACACCGTGCCCGGCGCGGACTCGCACCTCGCGGCGTTCCTGCCCGGCGGTCAGGTCGCCGTGGACGCCGACAACGCCGTGCTGATCCTCGACCAGAACCTCAAGACCGTGCGCGGCTGGTACGGTCTGCAGGGCGTCGTCGGCGCCCTGAGCGCCAGTCCGGACGGCACGCGCGTGGCCGCCCTGAGCCGCGACCGCTGGGTCGTGTGGGACGCCCGCACCGGCCAGGAGGTCCGCAGCGGCACACCCGCCTACGACGCCACGCTGGCCTTCGCGGCGGACGGCGCGCTGCTGATGCTGAACGACGGCACCCTGACCCGGGTGGACCTGGGCAGCGGCCAGACAACCGACCTGCTGGGAGACGGCGAGGCGTACGACGTGCGCGTCAGCGCGGACGGCACCCTGGCCGCCGTGATCTACGAGGACCGCGTGGACCTCGTGACCCTCGCCGACTCGAAGGTCGTCGCCAGCGGCGAGGTCGGCGAGGACTGGGACGGCCTGGAAGCCACCTTCAGCCCCGACGGGCAGGTCGCCGTGATCCGCACCGGCACCGGGACGCTGATCCTGCGCGCCGGGCAGGCCACCGAGGTCGAGGGCGGGGAGGACCTGAGCCTGGACGGCAGCGTGGTGTTCCTGAACGCCGCGCAGTTCCTGTACGCCGAGTACGGCGAGGGGCAGCTGTTCGACGCGCAGACCGGCGAGGCGGTCGGCGACCCCGTGGAACTGGACAGTTTCGACACGCTGATCGGCGGGCCGGACGGGCAGGTGCTCAGCCTGGGCAGCAGCGTGGGCCGCCTGAGCGTGGACGCGCTGGACGCCCCGGCGCGCCCGCTGGTGAAGCTACCCAGCGGCAACGCCTGGAGCGGGGCGTTCATCGGCGGGGTGCCGCACGCGGGCCTGGGCGAGTTCATCAACCTGAAGACCGGCAAGGCCCTGAACGTCGGCAACCGCGACCGGCTGTACGCCACCGAAACCCAGGGTCAGCAGGTGTGGACCCTGAACGCGGGCGGCAGCGTGAACGTGTACCGCGCGGGCAAGATCGTGAAGGTCGCCACGCTGGGCACCAAGGTCGAGTACGAGACCCTCCACACCTCCCCCGACGGCCGGTACGCCGCGGTCAGCGGGTATGAGGGACTGGCGCTGCTGGACGGACAGACCGCCAGGGTCGTCAAGCAGTTCACGGCGGCCCAGCTGAAGGTCGAGGACATTCACGACGCGCTGCCCACCCCGGACGGCAAGGCCATCCTGATCATCCCGCACGAGGGCAACCCCCTGCGCCTGGACGTCGCCAGCGGCAAGACGCAGGTCGCAGTGAAACTGCCCGCCGACGCGTCCAGCACAGAGTTCCAGCAGAGTCGGGGCGGTACGCTGGCTGTCTCGTACTCCGTGGACGACGCGGCGTTCGTGGCCCTGGTCAAGCCCGGCGCGACCACGCCGTTCAAGACCCTGACCTTCACCTCGGATGTCCGCACCCTGCGCTTCAGCCCGGACGGCAAGCTGCTGGCGGCGCTCAGCAACGACGCCCAGAACGCCCTGCACGTGTTCGACACGGCCAGCGGCGCGCTGCTGGCCCGCACGGGGCAGTTCAGTCTGCGCACCGGCCTGCTGACTTGGTCGGACAGCGGCGCGCAGTTGCTGGTCGGCGCCGGGCAGCTGGGCCAGCCGGGCAGCGTCAGCGTGTACGACGTGCGGCGCTGA
- a CDS encoding RNB domain-containing ribonuclease: MTLPDLTPAQRTELELLARGKQDKSRTMRDLKQPETPEAAHALLLRAGLWTDARTPYADRLGAALNPVTLDVPPFVPQERLDLTHLDTFAIDDEGNRDPDDAVGIEALPGGLTRLWVHVADVAALAPADSPLDLEARARGATLYLPDRTIGMLPDALVEQAGLGLHDTSPALSISLDLDEDGNADAVDVQLTTVRVQRLTYTQAQERLDAGQEPFVTLARLAAASRELRVQEGALSIDLPEVRVKANEAGATVTPLPKPEMRLVVQECMTLAGWGAAIYADDHSIALPFATQDPPHREVRGDTLPAQWARRRTLARTRFQPAPGPHAGMGLDLYTQATSPMRRYLDLVVHQQLRAHLAGQDGLSGKEVAARVAQAQMNADATRQAERLSRRHHTLRFIAAQPGREWEAVVVDRRGPQATLLIPDLAFDLPLSTPAAPGTTLRVQLGDVNLPNLTLRARVVTT, from the coding sequence ATGACCCTGCCCGACCTCACGCCCGCGCAGCGCACCGAGCTGGAACTGCTCGCCCGCGGCAAACAGGACAAGAGCCGCACCATGCGCGACCTGAAACAACCCGAAACGCCCGAGGCCGCGCACGCCCTGCTGCTGCGCGCCGGACTGTGGACCGACGCCCGCACCCCCTACGCCGACCGGCTGGGCGCCGCCCTGAACCCAGTGACGCTGGACGTGCCGCCCTTCGTGCCCCAGGAGCGGCTGGACCTGACGCACCTGGACACCTTCGCCATCGACGATGAGGGCAACCGCGACCCGGACGACGCCGTGGGCATCGAGGCGCTGCCCGGCGGCCTGACGCGCCTGTGGGTGCACGTCGCGGACGTGGCCGCGCTGGCCCCCGCCGACAGCCCGCTGGATCTGGAGGCCCGCGCGCGCGGCGCGACCCTGTACCTTCCGGACCGCACGATCGGCATGCTGCCCGACGCGCTGGTCGAGCAGGCGGGCCTGGGTCTGCACGACACCAGCCCCGCGCTGAGCATCAGCCTGGACCTCGACGAGGACGGCAACGCCGACGCCGTGGACGTGCAGCTGACCACCGTGCGCGTGCAGCGCCTGACGTACACGCAGGCGCAGGAGCGGCTGGACGCAGGTCAGGAGCCGTTCGTGACGCTGGCCCGACTGGCCGCCGCGAGCCGCGAGCTGCGCGTGCAGGAGGGCGCCCTGAGCATCGACCTGCCCGAGGTCCGCGTGAAGGCCAACGAGGCGGGCGCGACCGTCACGCCGCTCCCCAAGCCGGAGATGCGGCTGGTGGTGCAGGAGTGCATGACGCTGGCCGGGTGGGGCGCCGCGATCTACGCGGACGACCACTCGATTGCCCTGCCGTTCGCCACGCAGGACCCACCCCACCGCGAGGTGCGCGGCGACACCCTGCCCGCGCAGTGGGCGCGGCGGCGCACGCTGGCCCGCACCCGCTTCCAGCCCGCGCCGGGACCGCACGCCGGGATGGGCCTGGACCTGTACACGCAGGCGACCAGCCCCATGCGCCGCTACCTGGATCTGGTCGTGCACCAGCAGCTGCGCGCGCATCTGGCCGGGCAGGACGGCCTGAGCGGGAAGGAGGTCGCGGCGCGCGTGGCGCAGGCGCAGATGAACGCGGACGCCACCCGGCAGGCCGAGCGCCTGAGCCGCAGGCACCACACCCTGCGGTTCATCGCCGCGCAGCCCGGGCGGGAGTGGGAGGCGGTGGTGGTGGACCGCCGGGGGCCGCAGGCGACGCTGCTGATCCCGGATCTGGCGTTCGACCTGCCGCTGAGCACGCCCGCCGCGCCCGGTACGACGCTGCGCGTGCAGCTGGGAGACGTGAACCTGCCGAACCTGACCCTGCGGGCACGAGTGGTCACCACCTGA
- a CDS encoding SHOCT-like domain-containing protein, whose product MKEKIRRILDLVRAGKLTLEDAGPLLAALSPKLALTDSDRELISALLGREELDSAQVAEHLMLLRGLRESGPTPPGAPQPPRRPQVIIGGQRVRGLDGLVDRITGGIDSMVENITGQVERELHGHHLDMHHPDMHHPSMPHPPMPPGPRILRIRVESQHGDEYNANIPVSLAPHLDRLIPPHGQAALESAGFTLDALRLLIEASPYPGPLIDAQDQHGNEVHISLQ is encoded by the coding sequence ATGAAAGAAAAGATCCGCCGCATCCTGGACCTCGTCCGCGCCGGCAAACTGACCCTGGAGGACGCCGGACCGCTGCTGGCCGCTCTGAGCCCCAAACTGGCCCTGACCGACAGCGACCGCGAACTGATCTCTGCGCTGCTGGGCCGCGAGGAACTCGACAGCGCCCAGGTCGCCGAGCACCTGATGCTCCTGCGTGGCCTGCGCGAGTCCGGCCCCACCCCGCCCGGCGCACCCCAGCCCCCCCGCCGCCCCCAGGTCATCATCGGCGGACAGCGCGTCCGCGGACTGGACGGCCTCGTGGACCGCATCACCGGAGGAATTGACAGCATGGTCGAGAACATCACCGGTCAGGTCGAACGTGAACTGCACGGCCACCACCTCGACATGCACCACCCCGACATGCACCACCCCAGCATGCCCCATCCCCCCATGCCCCCCGGCCCCCGCATCCTGCGCATCAGGGTGGAAAGTCAGCACGGCGACGAGTACAACGCGAACATCCCCGTCAGCCTCGCCCCGCACCTCGACCGCCTGATTCCGCCCCACGGGCAGGCCGCGCTGGAAAGCGCCGGGTTCACCCTCGACGCCCTGCGCCTGCTGATCGAGGCCAGCCCCTACCCCGGCCCGCTGATCGACGCGCAGGACCAGCACGGCAACGAAGTGCACATCAGTCTCCAGTGA
- the ftsH gene encoding ATP-dependent zinc metalloprotease FtsH, translating into MKRLNPWLIVLFVLALFLMFSQAPLSGRSSVNYTQFKSLLEGGQVERVIVRENNANVTLKQPTSVEVNTASGPQKRDIKDFSVRLPSGLATPDTNLISQMERQSVDLRFEQPSQWLGILLNFLPIILLFGMMYFFFMRAQGGQSGVMQFGQSKAKKYGKENRVPTKFTDVAGHEEAKRELVEVVDFLKNPGKYHQIGAEIPKGVLLVGPPGTGKTLLARAIAGEADVPFFSVSASEFMEMFVGVGASRVRTLFEDARKSAPAIMFIDEIDSIGRKRGAGIGGGHDEREQTLNQILSEMDGFDKSSSVIVLGATNRPDVLDPALLRPGRFDRQVTIDLPNLKEREAILKVHLRNKPLAGGVDVNEVAKSTPYFSGADLKNVTNEAALEAARVGKTQIDMSDFYRALDKITLGLENGSLTISDQEKKAIAYHEAGHAVTAAVIPGSDKLQKVSIIPRGRALGAAFYLPEEQVLMSKERLENQLIVALGGRAAEEVFMGSVTSGAADDFRKATNIARKMVLEWGMGDNFKNMALTTDSGPVFLGEDMAKPKAFSEHTSQLVDEDVKRILTRAFERARELVTEYQQAMHEVADALLTQELITGDVVREAVSRVGGQTQPMPQTTA; encoded by the coding sequence TTGAAACGGCTCAATCCCTGGCTGATCGTCCTGTTCGTCCTGGCCCTGTTCCTGATGTTCTCGCAGGCTCCCCTGAGCGGGCGCTCCAGCGTGAACTACACCCAATTCAAGTCCCTGCTGGAAGGCGGGCAGGTCGAGCGCGTCATCGTCCGCGAGAACAACGCGAACGTGACCCTCAAGCAACCCACCTCCGTCGAGGTGAACACCGCCAGCGGCCCGCAGAAGCGTGACATCAAGGACTTCAGTGTGCGCCTGCCCAGCGGACTGGCCACGCCCGACACCAACCTGATCAGTCAGATGGAACGGCAGAGCGTGGACCTGCGCTTCGAGCAGCCCAGCCAGTGGCTGGGGATCCTGCTGAACTTCCTCCCGATCATCCTGCTGTTCGGCATGATGTACTTCTTCTTCATGCGCGCTCAGGGCGGCCAGAGCGGCGTCATGCAGTTCGGGCAGAGCAAGGCCAAGAAGTACGGCAAGGAAAACCGCGTGCCCACCAAGTTCACCGACGTGGCCGGGCACGAGGAGGCCAAGCGGGAACTCGTGGAGGTCGTGGACTTCCTGAAGAACCCCGGCAAGTACCACCAGATCGGCGCGGAAATCCCCAAGGGCGTGCTGCTCGTCGGCCCTCCCGGAACGGGTAAGACCCTGCTGGCCCGCGCGATCGCCGGTGAAGCGGATGTGCCCTTCTTCAGCGTGAGTGCCTCGGAATTCATGGAGATGTTCGTGGGGGTCGGCGCCAGCCGCGTCCGCACGCTGTTCGAGGACGCCCGCAAGAGCGCACCCGCGATCATGTTCATCGACGAGATCGACTCCATCGGCCGTAAGCGTGGCGCAGGCATCGGTGGCGGGCACGACGAGCGCGAGCAGACCCTCAACCAGATCCTGTCGGAAATGGACGGCTTCGACAAGAGCAGCAGTGTCATCGTGCTGGGCGCCACCAACCGCCCCGACGTCCTCGACCCGGCCCTGCTGCGCCCCGGCCGCTTCGACCGTCAGGTGACCATCGACCTGCCGAACCTCAAGGAGCGCGAGGCGATCCTGAAGGTCCACCTGCGCAACAAACCCCTGGCGGGCGGCGTGGACGTCAACGAGGTCGCCAAGAGCACCCCGTACTTCAGCGGCGCCGACCTGAAGAACGTCACGAACGAGGCCGCGCTGGAAGCCGCCCGCGTCGGCAAGACCCAGATCGACATGAGCGACTTCTACCGCGCGCTCGACAAGATCACCCTGGGCCTCGAGAACGGCAGCCTGACGATCAGCGATCAGGAGAAGAAGGCCATCGCCTATCACGAGGCCGGGCACGCCGTCACCGCCGCCGTCATCCCCGGCAGCGACAAGCTCCAGAAGGTCAGCATCATCCCGCGCGGCCGCGCGCTGGGTGCCGCGTTCTACCTGCCCGAAGAGCAGGTCCTGATGAGCAAGGAACGCCTCGAGAACCAGCTGATCGTCGCGCTGGGGGGCCGCGCCGCCGAGGAAGTCTTCATGGGCAGCGTGACCAGCGGCGCAGCGGACGACTTCCGCAAGGCCACGAACATCGCCCGCAAGATGGTCCTCGAGTGGGGCATGGGCGACAACTTCAAGAACATGGCCCTCACCACCGACAGCGGCCCCGTGTTCCTGGGCGAGGACATGGCCAAACCCAAGGCGTTCAGCGAGCACACCAGCCAGCTGGTCGACGAGGACGTCAAGCGCATCCTGACCCGCGCGTTCGAACGCGCCCGTGAACTCGTCACCGAGTACCAGCAGGCCATGCACGAGGTCGCCGACGCCCTCCTGACGCAGGAACTCATCACCGGCGACGTGGTGCGCGAGGCCGTGAGCCGCGTGGGCGGCCAGACCCAGCCCATGCCGCAGACCACCGCCTGA
- a CDS encoding ATP-dependent metallopeptidase FtsH/Yme1/Tma family protein — protein sequence MRRRGAWGTVAGGVLALVLLAALGVWGVSWWSGARAQVVPYAEFRSLLEAGQVARVVARVVVRGETATVTLKQGMPVQVLTPGGPSTREVRVRVTRELAAPDASLIPLMQERNVDLRFEQPTQWLGILLNFLPVLLLVGWTAAVAALLVGLGWWAARRVKVANP from the coding sequence ATGAGACGACGTGGAGCGTGGGGGACCGTGGCGGGCGGCGTGCTGGCGCTGGTGCTGCTGGCGGCGCTGGGCGTGTGGGGCGTGTCGTGGTGGTCGGGCGCGCGGGCGCAGGTCGTGCCGTACGCGGAGTTCCGGTCGCTGCTGGAAGCCGGGCAGGTGGCGCGGGTGGTGGCGCGGGTGGTGGTGCGGGGCGAGACGGCGACCGTGACGCTGAAACAGGGCATGCCCGTGCAGGTCCTGACGCCGGGCGGCCCGTCGACGCGGGAGGTGCGGGTGCGCGTGACGCGTGAGCTGGCCGCGCCCGATGCCAGCCTGATTCCCCTCATGCAGGAGCGGAATGTGGACCTGCGCTTCGAGCAGCCCACCCAGTGGCTGGGGATCCTGCTGAACTTCCTGCCGGTGCTGCTGCTGGTGGGCTGGACGGCGGCTGTGGCGGCGCTGCTGGTGGGGCTGGGGTGGTGGGCTGCGCGGCGCGTGAAGGTTGCCAATCCCTAA
- a CDS encoding tetratricopeptide repeat protein yields MIDVATTWQQVCEALAGGDYEQAFGVLDAATREAHKPERARLTLLLGSLHALYGDAATTDLGAALREARTIDPALREDPLYQALMAELDARTRGPDAAPPSAAVREAADPLARFHALCALVLMDEGQAALDIHLPASDLPVHLRWRLRSWEAEANEGLGQTADAANLYGEAAHLAQGLNRAVMLQEQAALQLQLGQPEAAKNTLDQARLLYPTRPGTHDAEDAGLNLATWHYLRAQALLNLGQPDAAHDMIREAARLEAQHGDPSYGVALVRGQVLTHLGRQEDALNAFEQALKLATDADRPYANHELGVALLDLDRPVDAREKLEAVLADPEYPYQPEVLADIAECDYRLGRLQEAQLEAEQALAQGAVIPASLVLGSVALDYFQLDEALEHYDRVIREAAPESRDWVTAHQMAADVMAQQGFPNPAAAYAHAQQALAHTPDSDDWHVTLQEHMRKAEALLSQQGGTGGRMLN; encoded by the coding sequence ATGATTGACGTGGCCACCACCTGGCAGCAAGTGTGCGAGGCGCTCGCCGGAGGCGACTACGAGCAGGCGTTCGGCGTCCTGGACGCCGCCACCCGCGAAGCCCACAAACCCGAACGCGCCCGCCTGACCCTCCTGCTCGGCAGCCTGCACGCCCTGTACGGCGACGCCGCCACCACCGACCTGGGCGCCGCGCTGCGCGAGGCCCGCACCATCGACCCCGCCCTGCGCGAGGACCCGCTGTACCAGGCGCTCATGGCGGAACTCGACGCCCGCACCCGCGGCCCCGACGCTGCGCCGCCCAGCGCAGCGGTCCGCGAGGCGGCCGACCCGCTGGCGCGCTTCCACGCGCTGTGCGCCCTGGTCCTGATGGACGAGGGGCAGGCGGCACTGGACATCCACCTCCCGGCGTCCGACCTGCCCGTGCACCTGCGCTGGCGCCTGCGGTCCTGGGAGGCCGAGGCGAACGAGGGCCTGGGCCAGACTGCCGACGCCGCGAACCTGTACGGCGAGGCCGCGCACCTCGCGCAGGGCCTGAACCGCGCCGTGATGCTGCAGGAACAGGCGGCGCTGCAACTGCAACTGGGGCAGCCCGAGGCGGCGAAGAACACCCTGGATCAGGCGCGCCTGCTGTACCCCACCCGCCCCGGCACGCACGACGCCGAGGATGCCGGACTGAACCTCGCCACGTGGCACTACCTGCGCGCGCAGGCCCTGCTGAACCTGGGCCAGCCGGACGCCGCGCACGACATGATCCGCGAGGCCGCCCGCCTGGAAGCGCAGCACGGCGACCCCAGCTACGGCGTCGCGCTGGTGCGCGGTCAGGTGCTGACCCACCTGGGCCGCCAGGAGGACGCCCTGAACGCCTTCGAGCAGGCCCTGAAGCTCGCCACGGACGCCGACCGGCCCTACGCGAACCACGAACTGGGCGTCGCCCTGCTGGACCTCGACCGGCCCGTGGACGCCCGCGAGAAACTCGAGGCCGTGCTGGCCGACCCCGAGTACCCCTACCAGCCGGAGGTCCTGGCCGACATCGCCGAGTGCGACTACCGCCTGGGCCGCCTGCAGGAGGCGCAGCTGGAGGCCGAGCAGGCCCTCGCGCAGGGCGCCGTGATTCCCGCCAGTCTCGTGCTGGGCAGCGTCGCGCTGGACTACTTCCAGCTGGACGAGGCGCTCGAACACTACGACCGCGTGATCCGCGAGGCCGCGCCCGAGAGCCGCGACTGGGTCACCGCGCACCAGATGGCGGCCGACGTCATGGCCCAGCAGGGCTTCCCGAACCCCGCCGCCGCGTACGCGCACGCGCAGCAGGCGCTGGCGCACACGCCCGACAGCGACGACTGGCATGTCACCCTGCAGGAACATATGCGCAAGGCCGAGGCGCTCCTGTCCCAGCAGGGCGGCACCGGCGGCCGGATGCTGAACTAA
- a CDS encoding YbfB/YjiJ family MFS transporter — MTRAEPGLRGALLDLLRLSLGGAVALGFARFAYALLLPTMREDLGWSFTLSGAMNAANALGYLLGALIAAPLIRRAGLSRVFTGAMLLTALTLLACAATGLSVPLLTLRFLSGVGGALVFVSGGGLAALATRAHPERSPLLLGVFYGGAGIGMLLSAALLPPLLMHGWRGAWLALGLAALACIPLSAPALRRLPTHAASAPARTPAVSLRPLAWTLAAYTCFGIGYIAYMTFIVAFLKGTGAQAWITPFWALLGLSVVLHPFVWAPVTARLRGARAMTAQMLTLAAGAALPLLGTTPPALLLSGALFGGSFLAVVAFTTLITRRTLPEHAWARGIAAFTVLFAAGQVAGPLLTGLLADRAGGLRLGLGVSAAVLLLGAALAWGQGRGPEKNP; from the coding sequence GTGACCCGCGCCGAGCCCGGCCTGCGGGGGGCGCTGCTGGATCTGTTGCGCCTGTCGCTGGGGGGCGCGGTCGCGCTGGGGTTCGCGCGGTTCGCGTACGCGCTGCTGCTGCCGACCATGCGCGAGGATCTGGGCTGGAGTTTCACGCTGTCCGGCGCGATGAACGCCGCGAACGCCCTGGGGTACCTGCTGGGCGCGCTGATCGCCGCGCCCCTGATCCGCCGCGCTGGCCTGTCGCGCGTGTTCACGGGGGCGATGCTCCTGACGGCGCTGACGCTGCTGGCCTGCGCCGCGACCGGCCTGAGCGTGCCGCTGCTGACCCTGCGCTTCCTGTCCGGGGTGGGGGGCGCGCTGGTGTTCGTCAGTGGCGGCGGGCTGGCGGCGCTCGCCACGCGCGCACACCCGGAACGCAGCCCGCTGCTGCTGGGCGTGTTCTACGGCGGGGCCGGGATCGGGATGCTGCTGTCGGCGGCGCTGCTGCCCCCACTGCTGATGCACGGATGGCGCGGCGCGTGGCTGGCGCTGGGTCTGGCGGCGCTGGCGTGCATCCCCCTGAGCGCCCCCGCGCTGCGCCGCCTGCCCACCCACGCCGCCAGTGCCCCCGCCCGCACCCCTGCCGTGTCGCTGCGCCCACTGGCGTGGACGCTCGCCGCGTACACCTGTTTCGGCATCGGGTACATCGCGTACATGACGTTCATCGTGGCGTTCCTGAAGGGTACGGGCGCGCAGGCGTGGATCACGCCGTTCTGGGCGCTGCTGGGCCTCAGCGTCGTCCTGCACCCCTTCGTGTGGGCGCCCGTCACCGCCCGCCTGCGCGGCGCGCGCGCCATGACCGCGCAGATGCTCACGCTGGCCGCCGGGGCCGCCCTGCCCCTGCTGGGCACCACTCCCCCCGCGCTGCTGCTGTCCGGCGCGCTGTTCGGCGGGAGTTTCCTGGCGGTCGTGGCGTTCACCACCCTGATCACCCGCCGCACCCTGCCCGAGCACGCCTGGGCGCGCGGCATCGCGGCCTTCACGGTCCTGTTCGCCGCCGGGCAGGTCGCCGGGCCCCTCCTGACCGGCCTGCTCGCCGACCGCGCAGGCGGCCTGCGCCTGGGCCTGGGCGTCAGCGCGGCCGTGCTGCTGCTCGGCGCGGCCCTCGCATGGGGGCAGGGGAGGGGGCCTGAGAAAAATCCGTGA
- a CDS encoding GNAT family N-acetyltransferase encodes MPTLRPFRAADASAVARLVTEGVRGHWTYAPEHFREAQPGTRPTRLVAEQGGVVVATARLAPFGEGVPDALRLDIAGDGASFTPLLLAQLAEGPAGFRRVLGVTREDFTEVMTFFHAAGFRNAWQSWGAHLDLTTFDPAPFEPVQERLFLAGYEPERLGPDAPDADWDTLFALHQTGVRDQPRNPTTTPDPLSRDGLRDVIRREEAAFVTRWRGQIVALTRLTPRGHEVDSEGTVTHPDHRRRGVMTALKAHALTWAQGAGHTHAGTGGTVLNLPMLRVNTRLGYRVERMWITWEKDL; translated from the coding sequence ATGCCCACCCTGCGCCCGTTCCGCGCTGCCGATGCCTCAGCCGTCGCCCGCCTCGTGACCGAGGGGGTACGCGGCCACTGGACCTACGCACCAGAACACTTCCGTGAGGCGCAGCCCGGCACCCGCCCCACCCGTCTCGTTGCCGAGCAGGGCGGCGTGGTGGTCGCCACCGCGCGCCTCGCACCGTTCGGCGAAGGCGTGCCGGACGCGCTGCGACTGGACATCGCCGGGGACGGGGCATCCTTCACGCCGCTGCTGCTGGCGCAGCTGGCCGAGGGGCCCGCCGGATTCCGGCGCGTGCTGGGCGTCACCCGCGAGGACTTCACCGAGGTGATGACCTTCTTCCACGCAGCGGGCTTCCGGAACGCGTGGCAGTCCTGGGGCGCGCACCTCGACCTGACGACCTTCGACCCCGCCCCCTTCGAGCCGGTGCAGGAGCGGCTGTTCCTGGCCGGGTACGAACCCGAACGCCTCGGGCCGGACGCCCCGGATGCCGACTGGGACACCCTCTTCGCCCTGCACCAGACCGGCGTGCGGGACCAGCCGCGCAACCCCACGACCACCCCGGACCCCCTCTCGCGGGACGGCCTGCGCGACGTCATCCGGCGGGAGGAGGCCGCGTTCGTCACGCGCTGGCGCGGGCAGATCGTCGCCCTGACCCGCCTCACCCCACGCGGACACGAGGTGGACAGCGAGGGCACCGTCACCCACCCCGATCACCGCCGCCGGGGCGTCATGACCGCCCTGAAAGCCCACGCGCTCACCTGGGCGCAGGGGGCGGGGCACACGCACGCCGGGACGGGCGGCACCGTCCTGAACCTCCCCATGCTGCGCGTGAACACCCGCCTGGGCTACCGCGTGGAACGCATGTGGATCACCTGGGAGAAGGACCTCTGA
- a CDS encoding GNAT family N-acetyltransferase produces MITRSPEPADAYAAALLLNSTQEPHFHTTAARLRTTWERHPTRILVVGEPGQPRGLLTLWAPEFHPTHLWIGLHLHPDHRADDTAPTLMHAARDAARAQGLTHLWLSVREDYLSTAPDLPTLGLHEVHRTFGGGLHLRGWTDPTLDLRQELEARGYHFTPAQPHADDPRLHDLYARTRDHKVTAAPTIPEASPTLTGEDSLWDAAYLAWHGETLVGLSLPERSRLDAWNAVLTVTPEHRRQGVGRALLALTARALQNQGITFLNTAGSAADRAYLRALRQVGANIEPDWIAWEGSC; encoded by the coding sequence ATGATCACCCGCTCCCCTGAACCGGCCGACGCCTACGCGGCCGCCCTGCTCCTCAACAGCACCCAGGAACCCCATTTCCACACCACGGCTGCCCGGCTGCGCACCACCTGGGAACGCCACCCCACCCGCATACTTGTTGTCGGTGAGCCCGGCCAGCCGCGCGGCCTTCTCACGCTGTGGGCGCCGGAATTCCACCCCACCCACCTGTGGATCGGCCTCCACCTGCACCCCGACCACCGCGCCGACGACACCGCCCCCACGCTGATGCACGCCGCCCGCGACGCCGCCCGCGCCCAGGGACTCACCCACCTGTGGCTGAGTGTCCGCGAGGACTACCTGAGTACCGCCCCCGATCTACCCACCCTGGGCCTGCACGAGGTTCACCGCACCTTCGGCGGCGGATTGCACCTGCGCGGATGGACGGATCCTACCCTCGACCTCCGCCAGGAACTGGAGGCGCGGGGCTACCACTTCACGCCCGCCCAGCCACACGCCGACGACCCCAGACTGCACGACCTGTACGCCCGCACCCGCGACCACAAGGTCACGGCGGCGCCGACCATCCCCGAAGCGTCACCCACCCTGACGGGCGAGGACAGCCTCTGGGACGCCGCGTACCTCGCATGGCACGGCGAGACCCTCGTCGGCCTCTCCCTGCCGGAACGCTCTCGACTGGACGCCTGGAACGCTGTCCTGACAGTCACCCCCGAGCACCGCCGCCAGGGCGTGGGCCGCGCCCTGCTGGCCCTGACGGCCCGCGCCCTCCAGAACCAGGGGATCACGTTCCTGAACACCGCTGGCAGCGCCGCGGACAGGGCGTACCTGCGCGCCCTGCGGCAGGTCGGCGCGAACATCGAACCCGACTGGATCGCCTGGGAGGGTTCATGCTGA